In a single window of the Nicotiana tomentosiformis chromosome 10, ASM39032v3, whole genome shotgun sequence genome:
- the LOC117275918 gene encoding uncharacterized protein, giving the protein MPETTITSTGDTSNAAKPNSYDINHPYLPNNSDSPGMTLVNTVFDGRGYPGWRRSILMSLSAMKKLDFINGACQSPDLKSPDQEQWSYVNDMVISWILNTLSKDIAYSVIYSKTAKELWDSLEQRFERSNEAKLYHLHKELSGRAKLTMSLEDRRLIQFLMGLNDIYAQAEGNILMMNPLPSIDIAYSLLLQDENQREVYANKYFNSESVSFMAAGEAKQHNARLLADFAAFMIKGQGKNF; this is encoded by the exons ATGCCTGAAACAACTATCACATCTACTGGTGATACGAGCAATGCTGCAAAACCAAACAGCTATGATATCAATCACCCTTATCTTCCCAACAACTCTGATTCACCTGGAATGACTCTAGTCAACACTGTATTTGATGGAAGAGGATACCCAGGGTGGAGAAGATCTATTCTCATGTCTTTGTCGGCCATGAAGAAACTTGATTTTATCAATGGAGCCTGTCAATCTCCAGATCTGAAATCTCCAGACCAAGAACAATGGAGTTATGTGAATGATATGGTCATCTCTTGGATCCTAAATACTCTCTCAAAGGATATTGCATACAGTGTGATATACTCCAAAACTGCAAAAGAGCTTTGGGATAGCTTGGAGCAGAGATTTGAGAGATCAAATGAAGCTAAGCTTTATCATCTGCATAAGGAGTTATCAG GAAGGGCAAAGTTGACTATGTCTCTTGAGGATCGGAGATTGATCCAATTCCTAATGGGATTAAATGACATATATGCACAAGCAGAAGGAAATATCCTCATGATGAACCCTTTGCCTAGCATAGATATTGCTTATTCACTTCTTTTGCAAGATGAAAATCAAAGAGAAGTTTatgcaaataaatattttaattctGAATCAGTATCATTCATGGCAGCTGGAGAGGCCAAGCAGCATAATGCACGGCTTCTAGCTGATTTTGCAGCTTTTATGATCAAAGGACAAGGGAAAAATTTTTAG